The Fervidibacillus albus genome contains a region encoding:
- a CDS encoding PTS sugar transporter subunit IIB, with protein sequence MKKIIVACGSGIATSTVALQKLKEGLEERGKLDQVSFTQCSIPELASAAEGHDVIVTTAQGGEELSIPVINGMPLITGINAEQVVDEVIEILGL encoded by the coding sequence ATGAAAAAAATTATCGTCGCATGTGGATCAGGAATCGCAACGAGTACGGTAGCATTACAAAAGTTAAAAGAAGGCCTTGAAGAAAGAGGAAAGCTCGATCAGGTGAGTTTCACACAATGCTCCATTCCTGAATTAGCTTCTGCCGCTGAAGGGCATGATGTTATCGTTACGACTGCCCAAGGGGGAGAAGAACTTTCGATTCCAGTAATTAATGGAATGCCTTTGATTACAGGAATCAATGCGGAACAAGTAGTGGATGAGGTTATTGAAATTTTAGGGCTGTAA